Proteins found in one Cyanobacteria bacterium FACHB-DQ100 genomic segment:
- a CDS encoding LysR family transcriptional regulator → MTLEQLRIFLAVAEQLHFTRAAETLYITQPAVSAAIQTIEAEYGVKLFHRIGRRIEITDAGQLLQVEAQKILDQVAFAERQLRELNNLQRGELKIGCSLTVGNYWLPDRISRFKQQYPGIYVHCILGNAEEIGEGTALGRFDLGLVTGGVKQSCQEHLQPESVGQERLQIVVGQTHPWFGQPTIATHELSTSTWVMRESGSGAQQMFEQALARWHIELPLAAALVLSTSEMVKAVVEQGVGAAALPELMIQKELKLGTLWAIAVVDPEGNPLEIVQPILKLKHQKRFQTRIVKIFEQFLTE, encoded by the coding sequence ATGACACTTGAACAATTGCGAATTTTTTTAGCCGTTGCGGAGCAGTTGCATTTCACCCGTGCAGCCGAAACTCTGTATATTACTCAACCTGCGGTTAGTGCGGCAATCCAGACGATCGAAGCAGAATATGGTGTCAAATTATTTCACCGCATTGGTCGCAGAATTGAAATCACCGATGCGGGACAACTGCTTCAGGTGGAGGCGCAGAAAATTCTTGATCAAGTTGCATTTGCAGAACGGCAACTAAGAGAATTAAACAATCTACAACGCGGTGAACTTAAAATTGGGTGCAGTTTGACGGTTGGTAATTATTGGCTTCCCGATCGCATTAGTCGATTCAAACAGCAATACCCAGGAATTTATGTTCATTGCATTTTAGGAAATGCAGAAGAGATCGGAGAAGGCACAGCGCTTGGAAGATTTGATCTTGGACTGGTCACAGGTGGAGTGAAGCAGTCTTGTCAAGAACATTTACAGCCGGAATCCGTTGGTCAGGAGCGCTTGCAGATTGTGGTTGGTCAAACTCATCCTTGGTTTGGACAGCCCACGATCGCGACTCATGAGTTATCGACCAGCACTTGGGTTATGCGCGAATCAGGATCAGGCGCACAACAAATGTTTGAGCAGGCTTTAGCGCGTTGGCATATTGAACTACCTTTGGCAGCTGCCCTAGTTCTAAGCACCAGTGAGATGGTCAAAGCAGTAGTCGAACAAGGCGTTGGAGCGGCAGCGCTACCAGAGCTAATGATTCAAAAGGAACTCAAGTTAGGAACACTTTGGGCGATCGCAGTCGTAGATCCAGAAGGCAATCCATTAGAGATTGTGCAACCGATTCTCAAGCTCAAACATCAGAAACGATTTCAAACCCGAATTGTTAAAATATTCGAGCAATTCTTAACTGAATAG
- a CDS encoding Rrf2 family transcriptional regulator, producing the protein MQVNSQICTLLELSSKVEYTLLALLELASHRDQPYPLTSAAINEKHDIPERYLEQILATLRRGGIVRSLRGSKGGFVLAHDPHEITLLDIVTLMDGERKQRNIDAAPTVERKIIYKIWYENNARSQELLGSTTLKDLLQQRDALQHSNPMYYI; encoded by the coding sequence ATGCAAGTAAATTCTCAGATTTGTACACTTCTGGAATTGTCGTCCAAAGTCGAATATACATTGCTAGCGCTTCTAGAGCTTGCAAGCCACCGTGATCAGCCTTATCCACTGACCTCTGCTGCAATTAACGAAAAGCACGACATTCCTGAACGCTATCTTGAGCAGATTTTGGCAACGTTACGCCGAGGTGGTATCGTTCGGAGTCTGCGCGGATCGAAAGGTGGATTTGTCTTAGCGCATGATCCGCATGAAATCACGCTCCTAGATATCGTTACGCTCATGGATGGGGAGCGTAAACAGCGGAATATTGATGCTGCTCCTACGGTCGAGCGGAAAATCATTTACAAAATCTGGTATGAAAACAATGCGCGATCGCAGGAACTCCTCGGATCGACCACGCTTAAGGATCTCCTCCAACAGCGAGATGCGCTCCAGCATTCAAATCCGATGTACTATATCTAA
- a CDS encoding cadmium resistance transporter: MLQTLFFNPLAITPVEVGIAITTSIAAFAATNLDDILILMLFFAQVDHRLRPKHIWFGQYLGFGLLLLASLPGFFGGYLIPRPWLGLLGFLPIAIGFSHFFRKEETTLQTVHSEVLAHKPQSFLAPQTYQVATVTIANGGDNIGSYVPLFANSTPITLAITVAVFFIMIAVWCIVANSLSRHPAIAQFITRYGDRIVPFVLIGLGIYILVESKTYELLKAF, from the coding sequence ATGCTTCAAACTCTTTTTTTCAATCCGCTCGCAATCACACCTGTAGAAGTGGGAATTGCGATCACAACTAGTATCGCCGCTTTTGCTGCTACCAATCTCGATGACATTTTGATTCTGATGCTGTTTTTCGCACAGGTTGATCATCGGCTCCGTCCGAAACACATCTGGTTTGGTCAATATCTTGGCTTCGGACTCTTGCTTCTCGCCAGTTTGCCTGGATTTTTTGGAGGGTACTTGATTCCTCGTCCTTGGCTCGGCTTGCTCGGTTTCCTACCCATTGCGATTGGGTTCAGTCATTTCTTCCGAAAAGAAGAAACAACGCTTCAAACCGTTCATTCAGAAGTTTTAGCCCATAAGCCACAGTCTTTTCTGGCTCCTCAAACCTATCAGGTTGCCACTGTAACGATCGCGAACGGTGGCGACAATATTGGTAGCTATGTTCCTTTGTTTGCCAATAGCACTCCGATTACTCTAGCTATCACTGTAGCTGTGTTTTTTATCATGATTGCAGTTTGGTGTATAGTTGCGAATTCGTTGAGCCGTCATCCTGCAATTGCACAATTCATTACCCGCTATGGCGATCGAATTGTTCCCTTCGTGCTAATTGGATTAGGGATTTACATTTTAGTCGAGAGCAAAACCTACGAACTGCTGAAAGCGTTCTAG
- a CDS encoding TOBE-like domain-containing protein, with protein sequence MGIEVQNVSKRYGAFHAVDQVSLSIKTNSLVALLGPSGSGKSTLLRMIAGLEQPDGGRIALLGRDATYTAVQKRNIGFVFQHYALFKHLTIRENIAFALELRKAPKARIRERVEQLLELIQLQGLGDRYPSQLSGGQRQRVALARALAVQPQVLLLDEPFGALDAKVRKELRTWLRHLHEEVSVTTVFVTHDQEEAMEVADEIVVMNQGKVEQVGTATEIYDHPASAFVMSFIGPVNVVPIHSGILPENGRDGLKSDRIFLRPHDIKIDLAPSAEAVPARVDRVVHLGWEIIVEVRLESGELVTANLSRDRFNQLQLRVDQPIYIKPKSVKTFPAYA encoded by the coding sequence ATGGGAATTGAAGTTCAAAACGTCTCAAAGCGCTATGGAGCGTTTCATGCCGTCGATCAAGTCAGCCTCAGCATCAAAACAAATTCCTTGGTGGCGCTGTTAGGTCCTTCAGGTTCAGGAAAGTCAACGCTGCTGCGAATGATTGCAGGATTGGAACAGCCCGATGGAGGGCGAATTGCCTTGCTCGGACGAGATGCAACCTATACTGCAGTTCAGAAACGCAACATCGGCTTTGTATTCCAGCATTATGCGTTGTTCAAACATTTGACCATTCGTGAAAATATCGCATTTGCCCTAGAGCTTCGCAAAGCACCAAAAGCAAGAATTCGAGAGCGAGTTGAGCAACTGCTTGAATTAATTCAGTTACAAGGATTGGGCGATCGTTATCCTTCTCAGCTTTCGGGTGGACAACGGCAGCGGGTGGCTCTGGCGCGTGCCCTTGCAGTTCAACCCCAAGTTTTATTGCTCGATGAACCCTTTGGAGCACTAGATGCCAAAGTTCGCAAAGAGCTTCGCACTTGGTTACGGCACCTGCATGAAGAGGTCAGCGTTACGACGGTTTTTGTGACGCATGATCAGGAAGAAGCGATGGAAGTTGCAGACGAGATTGTGGTGATGAACCAAGGCAAAGTTGAACAGGTCGGAACCGCTACTGAAATTTACGACCATCCCGCAAGCGCTTTTGTCATGAGCTTCATTGGTCCGGTGAATGTTGTCCCGATTCACTCAGGGATTTTGCCGGAGAATGGGCGTGATGGACTCAAGTCCGATCGCATCTTTTTGCGCCCACACGATATCAAGATCGACTTGGCACCCTCGGCTGAAGCGGTTCCTGCGCGGGTTGATCGAGTTGTCCATCTCGGTTGGGAAATCATTGTGGAAGTTCGGTTGGAATCTGGAGAGTTGGTGACTGCCAATTTAAGCCGCGATCGATTTAACCAACTGCAATTGCGAGTGGATCAGCCGATCTACATCAAGCCGAAATCAGTGAAAACGTTTCCAGCTTATGCGTGA
- a CDS encoding phosphatase PAP2 family protein, which translates to MVDFNLKNQSPSFLRFIRRVLQAHWVTLLLFLVGIGLPLLAFQSLAVVVLQEQGGFAWDNAILLAIHTTATPLLDQIAKTVTKTGGFHGITLLTTFVGLILLVRKRWRSLLYLVLTLSGSGMLNRVAKTALHRVRPHLWEQLEPKLGFAFPSGHAMGSMTLVIALIILTWGTRWSWPVILGGSAFVVTIAWTRLYLGVHFPSDILAGWMAAIAWSIGVSLIIHPHLSRTNAVDEVEATPEELSHSN; encoded by the coding sequence ATGGTGGACTTTAATCTAAAGAATCAATCTCCCTCCTTTTTGAGATTTATCAGACGGGTACTACAAGCGCACTGGGTCACTCTGCTACTATTCCTGGTCGGAATTGGACTGCCGTTGCTTGCGTTTCAATCATTAGCAGTAGTTGTGCTGCAAGAACAAGGTGGGTTTGCCTGGGATAATGCAATTCTTTTGGCAATTCATACAACAGCAACGCCCCTGCTCGATCAAATTGCCAAAACTGTGACCAAAACAGGTGGCTTTCATGGCATTACGCTACTTACCACTTTTGTAGGGCTGATTCTGCTAGTACGTAAACGCTGGCGATCGCTACTCTACCTGGTTCTTACCCTGTCTGGGAGTGGAATGCTGAATCGGGTTGCTAAAACTGCATTACACCGAGTTCGACCTCATTTGTGGGAGCAACTTGAGCCAAAGCTAGGCTTTGCTTTTCCAAGTGGACATGCAATGGGTAGCATGACCCTAGTGATAGCACTGATTATTTTGACCTGGGGCACTCGCTGGTCGTGGCCGGTAATATTAGGTGGTAGTGCCTTTGTCGTGACGATCGCCTGGACTCGATTATATCTAGGTGTGCATTTTCCCAGTGATATTTTGGCGGGATGGATGGCTGCTATTGCCTGGTCGATCGGAGTCAGCCTTATAATTCATCCACACCTAAGTCGAACTAATGCTGTAGACGAAGTAGAAGCGACACCAGAAGAGTTGTCTCATAGCAATTAG
- a CDS encoding sulfite exporter TauE/SafE family protein, with protein MDYLLLTALSFAVGIVVGLTGIGGASLITPMLVFMFQVPASVAVSSDVVAATLMKVIGGVKHWRQQTVDCAAVKWLAFGSVPGSLCGIALLHKLRNVESLNLDGLLLHLIGYAILLVTGTALLQLLLMTLAPQYELPTLPKLDLETYSGRGSAIAIGAILGCIVGLTSVSSGSMFALVLIAFFQLDARKLVGTDLAQAAILLGFTSIGHLTLGTVDWSLVLPIWLGSVPGVLIGARLCKLIPQRPLRFSIYLLLVMVSWKLAHTA; from the coding sequence ATGGACTACTTACTGCTAACTGCGCTCAGCTTTGCCGTGGGAATCGTCGTCGGATTGACTGGGATTGGTGGTGCATCGCTAATCACGCCCATGTTAGTGTTTATGTTTCAAGTGCCTGCCTCAGTTGCCGTGAGTTCGGATGTCGTTGCAGCAACCTTAATGAAGGTGATTGGGGGAGTCAAGCACTGGCGGCAGCAAACAGTAGATTGCGCGGCTGTGAAGTGGTTAGCATTTGGTAGTGTGCCGGGTTCGCTCTGCGGCATTGCACTATTGCACAAATTAAGGAATGTTGAAAGTTTAAATTTAGATGGATTGCTATTGCATCTAATTGGATATGCAATTTTATTAGTAACGGGAACTGCATTATTACAGTTGTTGTTAATGACTCTCGCACCCCAATATGAACTGCCGACTCTACCCAAGCTAGATTTAGAAACTTATAGCGGGCGGGGAAGCGCGATCGCGATCGGTGCAATTCTCGGTTGCATTGTGGGATTAACAAGCGTGTCTTCGGGTTCGATGTTTGCATTGGTGCTAATTGCTTTCTTTCAACTCGATGCCCGCAAATTAGTTGGAACCGATTTAGCTCAAGCAGCAATCTTATTAGGGTTTACCTCGATCGGGCATTTGACATTGGGAACCGTAGATTGGAGCTTAGTGCTTCCCATTTGGCTCGGCTCAGTCCCTGGAGTGTTGATTGGGGCAAGACTTTGTAAGCTAATTCCGCAACGCCCGCTCCGATTTAGTATCTATTTACTTTTGGTCATGGTGAGTTGGAAATTAGCACATACAGCTTAG
- a CDS encoding NIL domain-containing protein, whose translation MTSSLLRYQTLNRVRLRLEISASYHQEPILSRLVSDFNLVVNITGANLGKSNIGESYCDIEIRGTPQQISQGLIYLKSLNVLMRGKPNTTEDDWY comes from the coding sequence ATGACATCCTCATTACTTCGATACCAAACCTTGAATCGCGTTCGGTTACGCCTAGAAATTTCAGCCTCATATCATCAAGAACCCATTCTTTCTCGTTTAGTTTCAGATTTTAACTTAGTCGTCAATATCACAGGTGCTAACCTCGGTAAGAGTAATATTGGCGAAAGCTACTGCGATATAGAAATACGAGGAACACCCCAGCAAATTAGCCAAGGGTTGATCTATTTGAAATCACTCAATGTGCTGATGAGGGGAAAGCCTAACACAACTGAAGATGACTGGTATTAA